A window of the Desulforapulum autotrophicum HRM2 genome harbors these coding sequences:
- a CDS encoding L-cysteine desulfidase family protein — protein sequence MNYTIKDILKLEVAPALGCTEPTAIALGAAAAATLLFPGKAIETIEVWLDPNLFKNGLAVSIPRTHGRSGLDLAAALGALAGDAHLKMEVLTPITDKDVDAALALVAGKQVKVRLLDRHRGLLVRTRIKAGDQIAESVIEQLHDNITSLCLNGEQIETTDLFPRSLEGGKNQTSALELWLRGITMETMIAMIDDLDGSDLEFLQTGIDMNMALARHGLENAVGLGVGTTLEALAQKGLVARDMIHRARVLTAAAADARMSGAPLPAMSSAGSGNHGLTAILPVKAVADHLKSDRKDLCRAVGLSHVVTAFVKAHTGRLAAICACSVAAGAGATAAITWLLGGTPGQIGGAVENIIEDLAGVICDGAKNSCALKLDTAAARAVQAALFAMNGLTVKVTDGIVGGSAEETIRNMGILSSQGMIETDKTILKIMMDKLINSRSEQ from the coding sequence ATGAACTATACGATTAAAGACATTTTAAAACTTGAAGTTGCTCCGGCCCTGGGATGCACGGAACCCACAGCCATCGCTCTAGGGGCCGCAGCCGCAGCCACACTTCTTTTCCCCGGGAAAGCCATCGAAACCATTGAGGTCTGGCTTGACCCCAACCTGTTTAAAAACGGTCTTGCCGTATCCATTCCCCGAACCCATGGGCGTTCGGGCCTTGATCTTGCGGCAGCCCTGGGTGCCCTGGCAGGGGATGCCCACCTCAAAATGGAGGTGCTTACCCCCATCACGGACAAGGATGTGGATGCCGCTCTGGCACTGGTTGCCGGCAAACAGGTCAAGGTGAGGCTTCTTGACCGTCACAGGGGGCTTCTGGTCCGCACCCGCATCAAGGCAGGCGATCAAATTGCCGAATCCGTGATTGAACAGCTCCATGACAACATCACCTCCCTCTGCCTGAACGGCGAACAGATAGAAACAACCGATCTTTTTCCCAGATCCCTGGAGGGGGGCAAGAATCAGACCTCAGCCCTGGAACTCTGGCTCAGGGGTATCACCATGGAGACCATGATCGCCATGATCGATGACCTTGATGGGTCAGACCTTGAATTTCTCCAAACGGGTATTGACATGAACATGGCCCTTGCCCGCCACGGGCTTGAAAATGCCGTGGGCCTTGGCGTGGGCACAACCCTTGAAGCCCTTGCTCAAAAAGGGCTGGTGGCAAGGGACATGATCCACAGGGCAAGGGTTCTGACCGCAGCTGCAGCAGACGCCAGAATGTCGGGAGCCCCCCTTCCGGCAATGAGTTCCGCAGGAAGTGGCAACCATGGTCTTACGGCCATACTTCCGGTCAAGGCCGTTGCCGATCATCTAAAGTCAGACAGGAAGGATCTGTGCAGGGCCGTGGGATTGAGCCATGTGGTCACGGCCTTTGTTAAGGCACACACAGGAAGGCTTGCCGCCATCTGCGCCTGTTCTGTTGCCGCAGGGGCAGGGGCCACCGCAGCCATTACCTGGCTGTTAGGGGGAACACCCGGCCAGATCGGAGGGGCTGTTGAGAATATCATAGAAGACCTGGCCGGGGTAATCTGTGATGGGGCAAAAAATTCCTGCGCCCTGAAACTTGACACCGCTGCCGCCAGGGCTGTCCAGGCAGCCCTTTTTGCCATGAACGGCCTTACCGTCAAGGTCACCGACGGGATTGTGGGGGGATCGGCCGAAGAAACCATCCGGAACATGGGGATTTTAAGCTCCCAGGGAATGATCGAAACAGACAAAACCATCCTCAAGATAATGATGGACAAGTTGATTAATTCAAGGTCGGAGCAATGA
- a CDS encoding ABC transporter ATP-binding protein has product MKPILEVNNLTMDFGGLRAIDHLNISIQKGEIAALIGPNGAGKTTFFNCVTGIYTPTGGDILIARDGGNKARRINGLKPNVVTKHGLARTFQNIRLFSSMSVLENVMIGCHPVTKTGVLGAILRGPATRAEEKFIAEKSYAILKKIGLEQFVNELAVNLSYGAQRRLEIARAMATDPFLLLLDEPAAGMNPQETRDLDDLIIRIRDEDKISILLIEHDMKLVMSLSDNIHVVDYGKKIAEGTPEEIRNNDVVIKAYLGEEIDA; this is encoded by the coding sequence ATGAAACCAATTCTTGAAGTGAACAATCTGACAATGGACTTTGGGGGCCTCAGAGCCATTGACCACCTGAATATCTCCATCCAAAAAGGAGAGATCGCAGCCCTGATCGGCCCCAATGGTGCAGGCAAAACAACCTTTTTCAACTGCGTCACCGGCATCTACACCCCCACGGGGGGTGACATCCTTATTGCCCGGGATGGTGGCAACAAGGCCCGGCGCATCAATGGACTCAAGCCCAATGTGGTCACAAAACACGGCCTGGCCAGGACCTTCCAGAACATCCGACTCTTTAGCTCCATGAGCGTTCTTGAAAATGTCATGATCGGCTGCCATCCAGTTACAAAAACCGGGGTCCTCGGGGCAATCCTCAGGGGACCTGCCACACGGGCTGAAGAAAAATTCATCGCGGAAAAAAGCTATGCCATCCTCAAAAAAATCGGCCTTGAACAGTTTGTGAACGAGCTTGCCGTAAACCTTTCCTATGGGGCCCAGCGAAGACTTGAGATTGCAAGGGCCATGGCAACCGACCCCTTTTTGCTGCTCCTTGATGAACCTGCCGCAGGCATGAATCCCCAGGAGACCCGGGACCTGGATGATCTGATCATCCGCATCAGGGATGAGGATAAGATATCCATCCTCCTGATCGAACACGATATGAAACTTGTCATGAGCCTTTCAGACAACATCCATGTGGTGGACTATGGGAAAAAAATTGCCGAAGGGACCCCTGAAGAGATCAGGAACAACGATGTTGTCATAAAAGCCTACCTTGGAGAGGAGATCGATGCTTAA
- a CDS encoding ABC transporter ATP-binding protein encodes MLKLRNIQSFYGNIQALKKVSLDVEEGEIITLIGANGAGKSTTLMTLCGIVPARHGTITFEGQDITSMAPEKIVALGISQVPEGRRIFPYLSVTENLNMGSFLRSDTHNIKKDMDHIFELFPILAERRNQPGGTLSGGEQQMLAISRALMSKPKLLLLDEPSLGLAPLITKRIFEIIRRINQESGTTILLVEQNANLALKVANRAYVMETGTITMTDTGKNLLANEDVKKAYLGI; translated from the coding sequence ATGCTTAAGCTCAGAAATATTCAGTCGTTTTACGGCAACATCCAGGCCCTCAAAAAGGTCTCCCTGGATGTGGAAGAGGGAGAGATCATAACCCTGATCGGTGCCAACGGAGCGGGAAAATCCACCACCCTCATGACCCTTTGCGGGATCGTACCGGCCCGCCACGGAACGATCACCTTTGAGGGCCAGGATATAACGTCCATGGCCCCGGAAAAAATCGTGGCCCTGGGCATCAGTCAGGTGCCGGAAGGACGCAGGATTTTTCCCTACCTGTCGGTCACTGAGAATCTGAACATGGGAAGTTTTTTAAGGAGCGACACCCATAACATCAAAAAAGATATGGATCATATATTTGAACTTTTTCCCATCCTTGCCGAACGGCGCAACCAGCCGGGGGGGACCCTTTCAGGCGGCGAACAACAGATGCTTGCCATTTCAAGGGCTTTAATGTCAAAACCCAAACTTCTGCTTCTGGACGAACCATCCCTGGGACTTGCTCCCCTGATCACCAAGCGGATATTTGAAATCATAAGGCGGATCAACCAGGAGAGTGGAACCACCATCCTGCTGGTTGAACAGAACGCAAACCTTGCCCTTAAGGTGGCGAACAGGGCCTATGTCATGGAGACCGGCACCATCACCATGACCGATACAGGTAAAAACCTCCTTGCCAACGAGGATGTAAAAAAAGCCTACCTGGGGATATGA
- a CDS encoding GAF domain-containing protein yields the protein MTTKAYARDAGTTIDVLFEISDAVNRTFDLNELFDVIHKSLSRILNVDNFFIATHNEENDSIRFDYWVNEIDAPPGVITHFSNTSSITGEVINAKKPLIFYREDILNFAKAKKAPPIGSPCEIWLGAPLEIRGRVIGAISVQSFTSRTMYQPSDLDLLNSVSQHIALAIERKQSERAIKNQQIILEKILELSPVGITLVENQVFKWVNNEMVHLLGYNNKEDFTNKTFNMLFASRDEYDRVGTTIYNTLAEKGRASLDLDLIKKNGTVLHAHVQLSSADNTNPLAWIIVSINDISIRKQMETETIQHEKLQAVLEMAGAVCHELNQPLQAILGYSELIMMDQEPDSQLFRDLGIIRSQTARIGTITKKLSEITKYKTVDYPGQTKIVDIWGSATTLE from the coding sequence ATGACAACCAAGGCATATGCCAGAGATGCCGGAACAACCATTGATGTGCTGTTCGAGATTTCCGATGCTGTGAACAGAACCTTTGACCTGAACGAACTCTTTGATGTCATCCACAAATCCCTTAGCAGAATCCTCAATGTGGACAATTTTTTCATTGCCACCCACAATGAGGAAAACGATTCCATCCGTTTTGACTACTGGGTGAATGAAATCGATGCCCCCCCCGGGGTGATAACCCATTTCAGTAACACCAGCTCGATTACCGGTGAGGTGATCAACGCAAAAAAGCCGTTGATCTTTTACAGGGAAGATATCCTCAATTTTGCAAAAGCAAAAAAGGCCCCCCCCATCGGCAGCCCCTGTGAAATATGGCTGGGCGCCCCCCTTGAGATCAGGGGCCGGGTAATCGGCGCCATCTCGGTCCAAAGTTTTACTTCAAGGACCATGTACCAGCCCTCGGATCTTGATCTTCTCAACTCGGTCTCCCAGCATATTGCCCTTGCCATTGAGCGTAAACAGTCTGAAAGGGCGATCAAAAATCAGCAGATCATTCTGGAAAAAATACTGGAGCTCTCACCCGTGGGCATAACCCTGGTGGAAAATCAGGTCTTTAAGTGGGTAAACAACGAAATGGTCCATCTCCTTGGGTACAACAACAAGGAAGATTTCACGAACAAAACGTTCAACATGCTGTTTGCCTCCAGGGACGAGTATGACCGGGTGGGAACGACCATATACAATACCCTTGCTGAAAAAGGCCGGGCCTCCCTGGACCTGGACCTCATAAAAAAGAACGGCACGGTTTTACACGCCCATGTCCAGCTCAGTTCGGCAGACAACACAAATCCCCTGGCATGGATTATTGTCTCCATCAATGATATCTCCATCAGAAAGCAGATGGAGACGGAAACGATCCAGCATGAGAAACTCCAGGCCGTGCTTGAAATGGCAGGAGCCGTTTGCCATGAACTCAATCAGCCCCTCCAGGCGATCCTCGGTTATTCGGAACTGATCATGATGGACCAGGAGCCGGACTCACAGCTCTTTCGGGATCTTGGCATCATCAGAAGTCAGACCGCAAGGATCGGAACCATCACAAAAAAACTTTCAGAGATAACCAAATACAAGACCGTGGATTATCCCGGACAGACAAAAATCGTAGACATCTGGGGATCTGCAACAACCCTGGAGTAA
- a CDS encoding branched-chain amino acid ABC transporter substrate-binding protein, giving the protein MKKMGKVSAILSILLFAAVALTGNLFAADTIKFGVAGAHSGDLASYGLPSVKAAELVVKKVNANGGILGKQVELLVEDDVCKPEVAGNTATKLVSDGVNVVLGHICSGATKAALGFYKDAGIVVMSPSATTPDLTLSGDYPNFFRTIAHDAVQAQLQVKYATQVLKVKKIAILHDKGDYGKGQAELAQKYFTEAGVEVALFEGVTPGAMDYSAIVTKLSRTKPDLVIWGGYHPEASKIVAQMRKKRMKTAFMGGDGVKDNTFIKVAGKYAEGVYATGPMDISSNPLAIQAKKEHQDAYGSDPGAFFDAAYSATLALLNAIEKAGSTDYDAIVKVLHTDLVDTPLGKIKFDEHGDATGIGFSVYKVENGKFVEQK; this is encoded by the coding sequence ATGAAAAAGATGGGGAAAGTGTCGGCCATTTTATCAATACTGCTGTTTGCAGCGGTTGCCCTGACCGGGAACCTGTTTGCCGCAGACACCATCAAATTTGGTGTGGCAGGGGCCCACAGCGGGGATCTTGCATCCTATGGTCTGCCGTCGGTAAAGGCTGCCGAGCTTGTGGTTAAAAAAGTCAACGCAAACGGGGGTATCCTGGGCAAACAGGTGGAACTTCTGGTGGAAGACGACGTATGTAAACCCGAAGTTGCCGGCAACACGGCAACCAAGCTTGTTTCTGACGGCGTCAATGTCGTGCTCGGCCACATCTGCTCAGGTGCCACAAAGGCTGCCCTTGGATTCTACAAGGATGCCGGTATCGTTGTCATGTCTCCGTCCGCCACCACCCCGGATCTTACCCTGAGTGGCGACTATCCCAACTTTTTCAGAACCATTGCCCATGATGCGGTCCAGGCCCAACTCCAGGTCAAGTATGCAACCCAGGTGCTCAAGGTTAAAAAAATCGCAATTCTCCATGACAAGGGTGATTATGGCAAGGGCCAGGCCGAGCTTGCCCAAAAATACTTCACCGAAGCCGGCGTTGAAGTGGCTCTGTTTGAAGGGGTGACCCCGGGTGCCATGGACTATTCAGCCATTGTCACCAAACTCAGCCGTACCAAACCTGACCTTGTCATCTGGGGAGGCTACCATCCAGAGGCCTCCAAAATTGTTGCCCAGATGAGAAAGAAAAGAATGAAAACCGCTTTCATGGGCGGTGACGGCGTAAAGGACAATACCTTTATCAAGGTTGCCGGAAAATACGCAGAGGGAGTCTATGCAACAGGCCCCATGGATATTTCCAGCAATCCCCTTGCCATCCAGGCCAAGAAAGAGCACCAGGATGCCTATGGATCAGATCCCGGCGCATTTTTCGATGCTGCCTATTCCGCAACCCTTGCCCTTTTGAACGCCATTGAAAAGGCAGGGTCCACGGATTATGATGCCATCGTCAAGGTACTTCACACCGACCTTGTGGACACCCCCCTTGGCAAGATCAAATTCGACGAACACGGCGATGCAACGGGCATTGGTTTTTCCGTATACAAGGTTGAAAACGGCAAATTTGTAGAACAGAAATAA
- a CDS encoding DMT family transporter gives MNPKYYRLMPHAALIVSSLLWASSFIALKLAFANYHPMVVIAGRMMVGSLCFIFIPQVFRGVKILKQDIRPLVLMVLMEPCLYFIFEAKALVLTTASQAGMITALCPLMVSFGAFFVLGERLTPKIITGMVVSVVGACWLSTGGQVSASSPNPALGNFFEFLAMVCGAGYGIMLKQLTNRGFNPFFLTALQAFAGSIFFVPALFFPATLLPTSFEPVSVFAVIYLGSVVTLGAYGCYSYGVSRIPAGQATSYINLIPVFTLIMGMAILDETLNFQQFVACSLVFGGIFLSQHRTRKQIPAGGRI, from the coding sequence ATGAACCCAAAATATTATAGGCTCATGCCCCATGCAGCCCTCATCGTTTCAAGCCTTCTCTGGGCAAGCTCGTTCATTGCCCTCAAACTTGCCTTTGCAAACTACCACCCCATGGTGGTGATTGCCGGACGAATGATGGTGGGAAGCCTCTGTTTTATTTTTATTCCCCAGGTGTTCAGGGGGGTGAAAATCCTCAAGCAGGACATCCGACCCCTTGTTCTCATGGTGCTGATGGAGCCCTGCCTCTATTTTATCTTTGAGGCCAAGGCCCTTGTACTGACCACCGCATCCCAGGCAGGTATGATAACGGCCCTGTGCCCGCTCATGGTCTCCTTTGGGGCTTTTTTTGTGCTGGGCGAACGACTGACCCCCAAGATCATCACTGGCATGGTCGTCTCCGTTGTCGGAGCGTGCTGGCTGAGCACAGGCGGCCAGGTTTCTGCAAGCAGTCCCAATCCAGCCCTGGGCAATTTTTTCGAATTCCTGGCCATGGTGTGCGGTGCAGGATACGGCATCATGCTAAAACAGCTGACCAACCGGGGATTCAACCCCTTCTTTCTGACAGCCCTCCAGGCCTTTGCCGGCAGCATCTTCTTCGTTCCGGCCCTGTTTTTTCCCGCAACGTTACTGCCCACAAGTTTTGAACCTGTTTCAGTCTTTGCCGTTATCTACCTTGGGTCCGTGGTCACCCTGGGGGCCTATGGATGCTACAGCTATGGAGTGAGCAGAATACCGGCAGGCCAAGCCACCTCCTATATCAATCTTATTCCGGTGTTTACCCTGATCATGGGCATGGCGATACTCGACGAGACACTCAACTTTCAACAGTTCGTTGCATGCTCCCTTGTGTTTGGCGGAATTTTCCTGAGCCAGCACAGAACACGCAAACAGATTCCTGCTGGGGGAAGAATCTGA
- a CDS encoding branched-chain amino acid ABC transporter permease encodes MDFDYFMQLFLGGLTRGSIYALIALGYTMVYGIIQLINFAHGEIYMIGAFTGLIVSSVLTMAGMPTLGVVIMAAMAAVIYSSAYGYTMEKIAYKPLRNAPRLSALISAIGMSLFLQNYVLLAQTSDFLPFPSLIPDFDFWEPYAHLISSPELVILATTFVVMMLLTVLIKFTRIGKAMRATSQDKIMAALLGINVDRIISVTFVVGSATAAIGGLLIASHIGQINFYMGFIAGIKAFVAAVLGGIGSIPGAVLGSFVLGWTESFFTGYISSDYEDVFAFIILVVILIFRPSGILGKSETQKV; translated from the coding sequence ATGGATTTTGATTATTTTATGCAGCTCTTTCTCGGCGGGCTTACCCGGGGAAGCATATACGCCCTCATCGCCCTTGGCTATACAATGGTCTACGGCATCATTCAGCTGATTAACTTTGCCCATGGTGAGATTTACATGATTGGCGCCTTTACCGGCCTAATCGTTTCCAGCGTTCTCACCATGGCGGGCATGCCCACCCTGGGGGTGGTGATCATGGCGGCAATGGCGGCAGTTATCTATTCCAGCGCCTATGGATATACCATGGAAAAAATCGCCTATAAGCCCCTTAGAAATGCTCCCAGGCTGTCGGCCCTGATCTCGGCCATCGGCATGTCACTGTTTCTCCAGAACTATGTCCTCCTTGCCCAGACTTCGGATTTTCTCCCCTTTCCCTCGCTGATACCCGATTTTGATTTCTGGGAACCCTACGCCCATCTCATCAGTTCCCCAGAGCTTGTCATCCTTGCCACCACCTTTGTGGTGATGATGCTGTTGACCGTTCTGATCAAATTTACCCGGATCGGCAAGGCCATGCGGGCCACCTCCCAGGATAAGATCATGGCGGCCCTGCTCGGAATTAACGTGGACAGAATCATTTCCGTCACCTTTGTGGTGGGGTCAGCAACGGCTGCCATCGGCGGGCTCCTCATCGCTTCCCACATCGGACAGATCAACTTTTACATGGGATTTATTGCGGGCATCAAGGCCTTTGTGGCGGCAGTCCTTGGCGGTATCGGCAGCATCCCGGGAGCCGTTCTCGGATCCTTTGTCCTTGGCTGGACAGAAAGTTTTTTTACAGGCTACATCTCGAGCGACTACGAGGATGTGTTCGCCTTTATCATCCTGGTGGTAATCCTTATTTTCAGGCCCTCTGGAATCCTGGGAAAATCTGAAACGCAGAAGGTATAA
- a CDS encoding iron transporter: MMTTRLTAAVRVGLARGWSGYLWLLKILIPISFATVLLVWSGWLYSLDFLIQPAMGILSLPASAALPLIIGLFTGIYGAVAAMAAMALTLDQMTLIAIFLLISHNIVQESIIQGRSGLNAFAAAGFRIFVSFAVTFAVAGIMDVANPVTLTGSATAVTENPALVPMLRQWGMEMIALCIKIFAIIMTLMVALETMKTFNIIDHTVRIAGPVFRLLGLSQATGMLWLTAAIFGLSYGAAVIVEEAKSNNFSRDELTRLQLSIGINHAMVEDPALFLSLGIAPLWLWMPRLVAAIIAIYLFHLATFVRRINAQRTCHKKLCDHR, from the coding sequence ATGATGACGACCAGGCTTACAGCGGCTGTAAGGGTTGGCCTTGCCCGGGGATGGTCAGGTTATCTCTGGCTTTTAAAAATTCTCATTCCCATCTCGTTTGCAACAGTCCTGCTTGTCTGGTCTGGCTGGCTCTACAGTCTCGATTTTCTGATTCAGCCGGCCATGGGGATTCTCTCACTGCCGGCATCGGCGGCCCTTCCACTGATCATCGGGCTGTTTACAGGTATTTACGGAGCTGTTGCGGCCATGGCGGCCATGGCCCTGACCCTGGATCAGATGACCCTCATCGCTATTTTTCTGCTCATCTCCCACAACATTGTCCAGGAGAGCATCATCCAGGGTCGCTCTGGACTTAACGCCTTTGCTGCGGCAGGATTCAGAATTTTTGTCTCGTTTGCAGTCACCTTTGCTGTGGCCGGGATCATGGATGTGGCAAACCCCGTAACCCTTACAGGATCGGCAACTGCTGTCACAGAAAATCCTGCCCTTGTTCCCATGCTCCGGCAATGGGGCATGGAGATGATCGCACTCTGCATCAAGATCTTTGCCATTATCATGACCCTCATGGTCGCCCTTGAAACCATGAAGACCTTTAACATCATCGATCATACCGTCCGCATCGCAGGCCCTGTTTTCCGACTCCTGGGCCTGAGCCAGGCAACGGGCATGCTCTGGCTCACCGCAGCTATTTTCGGCCTTTCCTATGGTGCGGCCGTCATTGTGGAAGAGGCAAAGTCAAACAATTTCTCTAGGGATGAGCTGACCCGGCTTCAGCTTTCCATCGGCATCAACCATGCCATGGTCGAAGACCCGGCCCTTTTCCTTTCCCTGGGAATCGCCCCCCTGTGGCTTTGGATGCCAAGGCTTGTGGCGGCCATTATCGCCATCTATCTGTTCCATCTTGCAACCTTTGTCAGGAGAATCAATGCTCAGCGAACTTGCCATAAAAAACTTTGCGATCATCGATGA
- a CDS encoding NAD(+)/NADH kinase, which translates to MKLCIGLVVKRDDRAQEKALELELWLVNRGVDVVFVDDTTPSERLTSLLCLIVLGGDGTFLSAARLVGSNRVPLMGIKFGEVGFLAETIEDHLFDAVLAVLDNRFTIEERMRLSVTVERDGRIIACVDVLNDLVLTKGALSRLAYCGVEINGNYLTTYKADGLIVATPTGSTAYSLAAGGPVIHPAVPGIILTPICPFTLTNRPLIIPEASQVVLGLDNDPTDIVLTFDGQEGMNITCQDRILVKKSDNPVCMISLSDQNYFKVLKARLMWSGGRG; encoded by the coding sequence ATGAAATTATGCATTGGTCTGGTGGTAAAAAGGGATGATCGGGCACAGGAAAAGGCCTTGGAACTTGAATTGTGGCTGGTCAACAGGGGGGTAGACGTGGTGTTTGTGGACGATACCACGCCGTCGGAGCGCCTGACCAGCCTTTTATGTCTGATTGTTCTTGGAGGTGACGGTACCTTTTTGAGTGCGGCAAGACTTGTGGGCAGCAACAGGGTGCCCCTCATGGGTATCAAGTTTGGTGAAGTCGGCTTCCTTGCCGAAACCATTGAAGACCATCTGTTTGATGCTGTCCTGGCTGTCCTGGACAACCGGTTTACCATTGAAGAACGCATGCGCCTTAGCGTCACCGTTGAGAGGGATGGACGGATCATCGCATGTGTGGACGTACTCAACGACCTTGTACTCACCAAGGGTGCCCTTTCAAGGCTTGCCTACTGCGGAGTTGAAATCAATGGAAACTACCTGACCACCTACAAGGCAGACGGGCTCATCGTTGCCACACCCACGGGTTCCACGGCCTATTCCCTTGCCGCTGGTGGCCCGGTGATCCATCCGGCCGTTCCAGGCATTATTCTCACCCCCATCTGTCCGTTTACCTTGACCAACCGGCCTTTGATCATTCCCGAGGCGTCCCAGGTGGTTCTCGGGCTTGACAATGATCCCACGGATATTGTCCTTACCTTTGACGGTCAGGAGGGCATGAACATCACCTGCCAGGATCGAATCCTTGTTAAAAAAAGCGACAACCCGGTCTGTATGATTTCATTGTCCGACCAGAACTACTTCAAGGTGCTCAAGGCCAGGCTCATGTGGTCCGGCGGCAGGGGGTAG
- the livM gene encoding high-affinity branched-chain amino acid ABC transporter permease LivM: MTANNEIKRSLAASVWFMFLTFPIMVIKVNTVTHTVEWRWANMLWVGIGAFFLSMLWRYLLIKKEMGNNKETSDKPGLVQTITANPRFYIPALVALGVFILVFPHLFSMYQTSIMISALIYVMLGLGLNIVVGLAGLLDLGYVAFFAVGAYSYALLNLTYGITFWVALPLGGLLAGCFGILLGYPVLRLRGDYLAIVTLGFGEIIRLVLENWNEFSHGPSGIANIPKPSLFGLDLTLDQKTIYLFYILVLLVLFTIFVINRLQDSRIGRAWVALKDDEIACQAMGIDKAKTKLRAFALGATWAGMGGVIFAAKTTFINPASFTIWESVIILCTVVLGGMGSILGVISGALLLILLPEYLRDFGQFRMITFGIVLVLMMVFRPGGMIENVRKTYTFKGKMEN, encoded by the coding sequence ATGACAGCTAACAATGAAATAAAACGGTCGTTGGCAGCATCGGTCTGGTTCATGTTCCTCACCTTTCCCATCATGGTGATCAAGGTGAACACGGTTACCCATACGGTAGAGTGGCGGTGGGCGAACATGCTCTGGGTGGGTATTGGCGCATTTTTTCTTTCCATGCTCTGGCGCTATCTTCTGATTAAAAAAGAGATGGGCAATAACAAAGAGACCTCTGACAAGCCTGGTCTCGTGCAGACCATCACAGCAAACCCCAGGTTTTACATTCCGGCCCTGGTGGCCCTTGGGGTGTTTATCCTTGTATTTCCCCATCTTTTTTCCATGTATCAGACCAGCATCATGATTTCAGCCCTCATCTATGTGATGCTCGGTCTGGGGCTCAACATCGTAGTCGGTCTTGCCGGCCTGCTGGATCTGGGTTATGTGGCCTTCTTTGCCGTTGGGGCCTATTCCTACGCCCTTCTCAACCTGACCTACGGAATCACCTTCTGGGTCGCCCTTCCCCTGGGCGGACTGCTGGCTGGATGTTTCGGAATACTCCTCGGCTACCCGGTGCTGCGACTCCGGGGAGATTATCTTGCCATCGTAACCCTGGGATTTGGAGAAATCATCCGGCTGGTGCTGGAAAACTGGAACGAATTTTCCCACGGCCCGAGCGGAATTGCCAACATTCCCAAGCCGTCCCTGTTCGGCCTTGATCTTACCCTGGACCAGAAGACCATTTATCTGTTCTACATCCTGGTCCTCCTGGTGCTGTTCACCATCTTTGTGATCAACCGACTCCAGGACTCACGGATTGGACGGGCCTGGGTTGCCCTGAAGGACGATGAGATCGCCTGCCAGGCCATGGGAATCGACAAGGCAAAGACCAAACTGAGGGCCTTTGCCCTGGGGGCTACCTGGGCCGGCATGGGGGGCGTCATCTTTGCTGCCAAGACCACCTTTATTAACCCGGCAAGCTTCACTATATGGGAATCTGTGATCATCCTGTGCACGGTGGTTCTCGGCGGAATGGGCTCCATACTGGGCGTAATTTCAGGTGCGCTGCTGCTCATCCTTCTGCCCGAATACCTCAGGGATTTTGGACAGTTCAGAATGATCACCTTCGGCATCGTCCTCGTTCTCATGATGGTGTTCCGACCCGGGGGCATGATTGAAAACGTCAGAAAAACCTATACGTTCAAGGGAAAGATGGAAAATTGA